The proteins below are encoded in one region of Pseudomonas helmanticensis:
- a CDS encoding GlpM family protein has product MFKALLGAAVVVIIAALSKTRNYYIAGLIPLFPTFALIAHYIVGKGRSIEDLKTTIVFGMWSIIPYFIYLATLYVMVDRLRLEASLAVAAVAWLMAATVLVTVWVRLHS; this is encoded by the coding sequence ATTTTCAAAGCCTTGTTGGGCGCAGCGGTGGTGGTGATCATCGCAGCGCTGTCGAAAACCAGAAACTATTACATCGCCGGGCTGATACCGCTGTTTCCGACGTTTGCGCTGATTGCGCATTACATCGTTGGCAAGGGGCGCTCGATTGAAGATCTGAAGACCACGATCGTGTTCGGCATGTGGTCGATCATTCCGTACTTTATCTATCTGGCGACGCTGTACGTGATGGTTGATCGATTGCGGCTTGAAGCGTCACTGGCCGTGGCGGCGGTGGCGTGGTTGATGGCCGCCACTGTTTTGGTGACCGTTTGGGTTCGGCTGCACAGCTGA
- a CDS encoding glutamate/aspartate ABC transporter substrate-binding protein, which translates to MRIVPHILGAAIAAALISTPVFAAELTGTLKKINESGTITLAHRDSSIPFSYIADASGKPVGYSHDIQMAIVEALKKDLNKPDLQAKYNLVTSQTRIPLIQNGTADLECGSTTNNTERAQQVDFTVNIFEIGTRLLVKKDKDGKPSYADFADLKGKNVVTTAGTTSERIIKAMNADKQMGMNVISAKDHGESFNMLESGRAVAFMMDDALLAGEEAKAKKPDDWVITGTPQSFEAYACMVRKDDPAFKKAVDDAIVGLYKSGEINKIYSKWFESPIPPKGLNLNFPMSDKVKELIANPSDKPAPDVKI; encoded by the coding sequence ATGCGCATCGTTCCCCATATCCTGGGCGCAGCCATTGCTGCCGCTCTGATCAGCACGCCAGTTTTCGCCGCCGAACTCACCGGCACCCTGAAGAAAATCAACGAATCCGGCACCATCACGCTCGCTCACCGCGACAGCTCCATTCCGTTTTCCTACATTGCAGACGCTTCGGGCAAACCAGTGGGCTACTCCCACGACATTCAGATGGCTATCGTTGAAGCCCTGAAAAAAGACCTGAACAAACCCGACCTGCAAGCCAAGTACAACCTCGTCACCTCGCAAACCCGTATCCCGCTGATCCAGAACGGCACCGCGGACCTCGAGTGCGGCTCCACCACCAATAACACCGAACGCGCTCAGCAAGTCGACTTCACCGTCAACATCTTCGAAATCGGCACCCGTCTGCTGGTCAAGAAAGACAAGGATGGCAAGCCGTCCTACGCTGACTTTGCCGACCTGAAAGGCAAGAACGTCGTGACCACCGCCGGCACCACGTCCGAGCGCATCATCAAAGCGATGAACGCCGACAAGCAGATGGGCATGAACGTCATCTCCGCCAAGGACCACGGCGAATCCTTCAACATGCTGGAAAGCGGCCGCGCCGTTGCCTTCATGATGGACGACGCCCTGCTGGCCGGCGAAGAAGCCAAGGCCAAGAAGCCTGATGACTGGGTCATCACCGGTACTCCACAGTCCTTCGAAGCCTACGCCTGCATGGTTCGCAAAGACGACCCGGCCTTCAAGAAAGCCGTGGATGACGCAATTGTCGGCCTGTACAAGTCCGGCGAGATCAACAAGATCTACAGCAAGTGGTTCGAGAGCCCGATCCCACCTAAAGGCCTGAACCTCAACTTCCCGATGAGCGACAAGGTCAAGGAGCTGATCGCCAATCCGAGCGACAAGCCAGCGCCTGACGTAAAAATCTGA
- a CDS encoding sensor histidine kinase has protein sequence MKCDPNLYRAAPPSLAVKPRLIRHLFLPPLIITLMIGLGFIGFWTSEHFGIRSLGENGQRQLELHARAVESEISKYTYLPSLLELETSVPQLLADPTPEHRQTVNAYLEGLNRRSRSRAIYVMDTTGRVMATSNWRDVDSYLGEDLSFRAYFQRAVRGEPGRFYGIGSTNGEPGYYLAHGLEEHGKIIGVAVVKVRLEAMEERWQRARLEAFVSDENGIIILSSDPARRLKSVIPLSEETKEKLARSLQYYWFPLNELQPLARETLSEGVEKLTFPANSELQSDEDDISYLAQTRPLTDTPWNFTLLTPLQDLRREAINQGILVAVAFALVAFLLIAWNERRKVIATRLAAREALQEANNQLERRITERTTDLRASNERLKSQIRERRQAEETLRRAQDELVQAGKLAAIGQMSTSIAHELNQPLAAMRTLSGNTIRFLERGQLDVASTNLKTINDLIDRMGRITASLRSFARRGDNQGQASLGKAVDAALQVLGARVESAALQVHRQFIDVQVQIDQTRLEQILVNLIGNALDAMQAQPQPELWLEGEEFNGKYRLRVRDNGHGIDAEARKHLFEPFFTTKLGEQGLGLGLTLSASFAAATGGHLGVEHPASGGTTFALSLPLVSPTPAEPI, from the coding sequence ATGAAATGCGACCCCAATCTCTATCGCGCCGCGCCGCCATCACTTGCCGTGAAGCCCCGTCTGATTCGTCATTTGTTCCTGCCGCCGCTGATCATCACCCTGATGATCGGACTGGGTTTCATCGGCTTCTGGACCAGTGAACATTTCGGCATCCGCAGCCTCGGCGAGAACGGCCAGCGTCAGTTGGAATTGCACGCCCGCGCCGTCGAAAGCGAGATCAGCAAATACACCTATCTGCCCAGCCTGCTGGAACTCGAAACCAGTGTCCCGCAGTTGCTGGCCGACCCGACCCCGGAACACCGGCAAACGGTCAACGCCTACCTTGAAGGCCTGAACCGGCGCAGCCGCAGTCGGGCCATCTACGTGATGGACACCACCGGCCGTGTCATGGCCACCAGCAACTGGCGCGATGTCGACAGTTATCTCGGTGAAGACCTGTCCTTCCGCGCCTACTTTCAGCGCGCCGTGCGTGGCGAACCTGGTCGTTTCTACGGGATCGGCAGCACCAATGGCGAGCCGGGTTACTACCTCGCCCACGGCCTCGAAGAACACGGCAAGATCATTGGCGTCGCCGTGGTCAAGGTGCGCCTGGAAGCCATGGAAGAACGCTGGCAGCGAGCGCGTCTCGAAGCGTTCGTCAGCGATGAAAACGGCATCATCATTCTCTCCAGCGATCCCGCCCGACGGCTCAAGTCAGTCATTCCGCTGAGCGAAGAGACCAAAGAGAAACTCGCCCGCAGCCTGCAGTATTACTGGTTCCCGCTCAATGAACTGCAACCGCTGGCGCGCGAGACGTTGTCTGAGGGTGTGGAGAAACTCACCTTCCCCGCCAACAGCGAACTGCAGTCCGACGAAGACGACATCAGCTATCTGGCGCAAACCCGGCCACTGACCGACACACCGTGGAATTTCACCCTGCTCACGCCGTTGCAGGATCTGCGCCGCGAAGCGATCAACCAGGGCATTCTCGTCGCCGTCGCGTTTGCGCTGGTGGCGTTCCTGCTGATCGCCTGGAACGAGCGGCGCAAGGTCATCGCCACCCGCCTCGCCGCCCGCGAGGCCTTGCAGGAAGCCAACAATCAACTGGAGCGTCGGATTACCGAACGCACCACCGACCTGCGCGCGAGCAACGAGCGTCTGAAGAGTCAGATCCGCGAACGCCGTCAGGCCGAAGAGACCTTACGCCGCGCGCAGGATGAGCTGGTGCAGGCCGGCAAGCTTGCGGCGATCGGCCAGATGTCGACCAGCATCGCCCACGAATTGAACCAGCCACTGGCAGCGATGCGCACGCTGTCCGGCAATACCATTCGCTTTCTGGAGCGCGGCCAACTCGATGTCGCCAGTACCAATCTGAAGACCATCAACGACTTGATCGATCGTATGGGCCGCATCACCGCCAGCCTGCGCTCGTTCGCCCGGCGCGGCGACAATCAGGGCCAGGCCAGCCTCGGCAAAGCTGTCGACGCGGCGCTGCAAGTGCTCGGCGCTCGGGTCGAAAGCGCCGCGTTGCAGGTGCATCGGCAATTCATCGACGTCCAGGTGCAGATCGACCAGACCCGCCTCGAACAGATTCTGGTCAACCTGATCGGCAACGCCCTCGACGCCATGCAGGCGCAACCACAACCTGAACTGTGGCTGGAGGGCGAAGAATTCAACGGCAAGTATCGCCTGCGTGTACGCGACAACGGGCACGGCATCGATGCCGAAGCGCGCAAGCATCTGTTCGAACCGTTCTTTACAACCAAACTTGGCGAACAGGGCCTGGGTCTCGGCTTGACCCTTTCCGCCAGCTTCGCCGCCGCCACCGGCGGGCATCTGGGTGTCGAACACCCGGCCAGCGGTGGTACCACCTTTGCCCTCAGTTTACCGTTGGTAAGCCCTACACCTGCCGAGCCAATATGA
- a CDS encoding amino acid ABC transporter permease has product MNYNWDWGVFFKSTGVGSETYLDWYIAGLGWTIAIAVVAWIVALLLGSVLGVMRTVPNRIVSGIATCYVELFRNVPLLVQLFIWYFLVPDLLPQNLQDWYKQDLNPTTSAYLSVVVCLGLFTAARVCEQVRTGIQALPRGQESAARAMGFKLPQIYWNVLLPQAYRIIIPPLTSEFLNVFKNSSVASLIGLMELLAQTKQTAEFSANLFEAFTLATLIYFTLNMSLMLLMRMVEKKVAVPGLISVGGK; this is encoded by the coding sequence ATGAATTACAACTGGGACTGGGGCGTGTTCTTCAAGTCCACCGGCGTTGGCAGCGAGACTTATCTCGACTGGTACATCGCGGGTCTGGGCTGGACCATTGCTATCGCTGTCGTGGCATGGATTGTCGCCTTGTTGCTTGGCTCCGTTCTGGGGGTCATGCGTACCGTGCCGAACCGCATCGTATCGGGCATCGCGACCTGCTACGTCGAACTGTTTCGTAACGTGCCGCTGCTGGTTCAGCTGTTCATCTGGTACTTCCTGGTACCCGACCTGCTGCCGCAAAACCTGCAGGACTGGTACAAGCAAGACCTCAACCCGACCACCTCGGCGTACCTGAGCGTTGTCGTCTGCCTGGGTCTGTTCACCGCCGCCCGCGTCTGCGAGCAAGTGCGTACCGGCATCCAGGCGCTGCCTCGCGGCCAAGAGTCCGCCGCCCGCGCCATGGGCTTCAAGCTGCCGCAGATCTACTGGAACGTGCTGCTGCCCCAGGCCTACCGCATCATCATTCCGCCGCTTACCTCGGAATTCCTCAACGTCTTCAAGAACTCCTCCGTGGCGTCCTTGATCGGCCTGATGGAACTGCTGGCGCAAACCAAACAGACCGCCGAATTCTCGGCCAACCTGTTTGAAGCCTTCACCCTGGCCACGCTGATCTACTTCACCCTGAACATGAGCCTGATGTTGCTGATGCGCATGGTCGAGAAGAAAGTCGCGGTGCCCGGCCTGATCTCCGTGGGGGGTAAATAA
- a CDS encoding sigma-54-dependent transcriptional regulator: MNPELSVLIVEDDPHVLLGCQQALTLEDIPCVGVGSAEEALERVGDNFAGIVISDIRLPGIDGLELLTRLKQRDRSLPVVLITGHGDISMAVGAMQKGAYDFMEKPFSPERLVDVARRALEQRSLAREVSSLRRQLAERDSLEGRIIGRSPAMQNLRELIANVADTSANVLIEGETGTGKELVARCLHDFSRRHSKQFVALNCGGLPENLFESEIFGHEANAFTGAGKRRIGKIEHADGGTLFLDEVESMPLPLQIKLLRVLQERTLERLGSNQSVAVDCRVIAATKSDLDESSKSGEFRSDLYYRLNVVTLELPPLRERREDILQLFEHFTQQSALRFDRALPELDNQTLSNLMSHDWPGNVRELRNVAERFALGLPAFKKSGASSGAQGLAFAEAVEAFERNLLNDALQRSGGNLTQASLELGMAKTTLFDKVKKYGLSH, translated from the coding sequence ATGAACCCCGAACTTAGTGTGCTGATCGTCGAAGACGACCCCCATGTGCTGCTCGGCTGCCAGCAGGCGCTGACGCTGGAAGACATTCCCTGCGTCGGCGTCGGCAGTGCCGAAGAAGCGCTGGAACGGGTCGGCGACAACTTTGCCGGCATCGTCATCAGCGACATTCGCCTGCCAGGCATCGATGGCCTGGAACTGCTGACCCGCCTCAAGCAACGTGATCGCAGCCTGCCGGTGGTATTGATCACCGGCCACGGCGACATTTCCATGGCTGTCGGCGCGATGCAGAAAGGCGCCTACGACTTCATGGAGAAACCGTTCTCGCCGGAACGTCTGGTCGATGTCGCACGGCGAGCGCTGGAGCAACGCAGCCTTGCCCGCGAAGTGTCGTCGCTGCGCCGGCAACTGGCCGAACGCGATTCCCTTGAAGGCCGCATCATCGGTCGCTCACCGGCCATGCAGAACCTGCGCGAACTGATCGCCAACGTCGCCGACACTTCGGCCAACGTATTGATCGAAGGCGAGACCGGCACCGGCAAGGAACTGGTCGCGCGTTGCCTGCACGATTTCAGTCGTCGTCACAGCAAACAGTTCGTCGCGCTGAACTGCGGCGGTCTGCCGGAGAACCTCTTCGAAAGCGAGATTTTCGGCCACGAGGCCAACGCCTTCACCGGCGCGGGCAAACGGCGCATCGGCAAGATCGAACACGCCGACGGCGGCACGCTGTTCCTCGACGAAGTGGAAAGCATGCCGCTGCCGTTGCAGATCAAATTGCTGCGCGTGTTGCAGGAGCGCACTCTCGAACGCCTCGGTTCGAACCAGAGCGTGGCGGTGGATTGCCGGGTGATCGCGGCGACCAAATCCGACCTCGACGAATCGAGCAAGTCCGGCGAATTCCGTAGCGATCTGTACTATCGACTCAACGTGGTGACGCTGGAATTGCCGCCACTGCGCGAGCGCCGCGAAGACATCCTGCAGCTGTTCGAACACTTCACCCAACAGTCGGCCTTGCGTTTTGATCGCGCGCTGCCGGAGCTGGACAACCAGACCCTGTCAAATTTGATGAGCCACGACTGGCCGGGCAACGTGCGTGAACTGCGCAACGTCGCCGAGCGTTTTGCCCTCGGTTTGCCAGCGTTCAAGAAGTCCGGTGCCAGCAGTGGCGCACAGGGCCTGGCATTCGCCGAAGCGGTGGAAGCGTTCGAGCGCAACCTGCTCAACGACGCCTTGCAGCGCAGCGGCGGCAACCTGACCCAGGCGAGTCTCGAGCTGGGCATGGCCAAGACCACGCTGTTCGACAAAGTCAAAAAATACGGCCTGAGCCATTAA
- the glpK gene encoding glycerol kinase GlpK, whose amino-acid sequence MTDIQNKNYIIALDQGTTSSRAIIFDRDANVVCTAQREFAQHYPQAGWVEHDPMEIFATQSAVMVEALAQAGLHHDQVAAIGITNQRETTVVWDKTTGRPVYNAIVWQCRRSTEICQQLKRDGHEQYISDTTGLVTDPYFSGTKLKWILDNVEGSRERARNGELLFGTVDSWLIWKFTGGKVHVTDYTNASRTMLFNIHSLEWDSKMLEILDIPREMLPEVKASSEIYGRTKSGIAIGGIAGDQQAALFGQMCVEPGQAKNTYGTGCFLLMNTGDKAVKSQHGMLTTIACGPRGEVAYALEGAVFNGGSTVQWLRDELKIINDAHDTEYFANKVKDSNGVYLVPAFTGLGAPYWDPYARGALFGLTRGVRVDHIIRAALESIAYQTRDVLDAMQQDSGERLKALRVDGGAVANNFLMQFQADILGTQVERPQMRETTALGAAYLAGLACGFWGSLEELRGKAVIEREFEPSLDEVAKEKLYKGWKKAVSRTRDWAREDAE is encoded by the coding sequence CATTACCCGCAAGCCGGTTGGGTCGAACACGATCCGATGGAAATCTTCGCCACCCAAAGCGCGGTGATGGTTGAAGCGCTGGCGCAAGCCGGTCTGCATCACGATCAGGTCGCCGCCATCGGCATCACCAACCAGCGTGAAACCACTGTGGTCTGGGACAAGACCACCGGTCGCCCGGTGTACAACGCCATTGTCTGGCAGTGCCGCCGCAGCACCGAGATCTGCCAGCAGCTCAAGCGCGATGGCCATGAGCAATACATCAGCGACACCACCGGTCTGGTCACCGACCCGTACTTCTCCGGCACCAAACTGAAGTGGATCCTCGACAACGTCGAAGGCAGCCGCGAGCGTGCGCGCAACGGCGAACTGCTGTTCGGCACCGTCGATAGCTGGCTGATCTGGAAATTCACCGGCGGCAAGGTACACGTCACCGACTACACCAACGCCTCGCGCACCATGCTCTTCAACATCCATTCGCTGGAGTGGGATTCGAAGATGCTGGAAATCCTCGACATCCCGCGCGAAATGCTCCCGGAAGTGAAGGCCTCTTCGGAAATCTACGGTCGCACTAAAAGCGGCATCGCCATCGGCGGTATCGCCGGCGATCAACAAGCCGCCCTGTTCGGCCAGATGTGCGTCGAGCCAGGCCAGGCGAAAAACACCTACGGCACCGGTTGCTTCCTGCTGATGAACACTGGCGACAAAGCGGTGAAATCGCAGCACGGCATGCTTACCACCATCGCTTGCGGCCCGCGTGGCGAAGTCGCTTATGCACTGGAAGGCGCGGTATTCAACGGCGGTTCGACCGTGCAGTGGCTGCGTGATGAACTGAAGATCATCAACGACGCCCACGACACCGAATACTTCGCCAATAAAGTGAAGGACAGCAATGGCGTATACCTGGTACCGGCATTCACCGGTCTCGGCGCTCCGTACTGGGACCCGTATGCCCGTGGCGCGCTGTTCGGCCTGACACGCGGTGTGCGCGTCGATCACATCATCCGCGCCGCACTGGAATCGATCGCCTACCAAACCCGCGACGTGCTCGACGCCATGCAACAGGACTCCGGCGAACGCCTCAAAGCCCTGCGCGTGGACGGCGGCGCGGTAGCGAACAACTTCCTCATGCAGTTCCAGGCCGACATCCTCGGCACCCAGGTTGAGCGCCCGCAAATGCGCGAAACCACGGCACTCGGAGCCGCGTATCTGGCCGGTCTGGCGTGCGGTTTCTGGGGCAGCCTGGAGGAACTGCGTGGCAAAGCGGTAATCGAGCGCGAGTTCGAACCGAGCCTCGACGAAGTCGCCAAGGAGAAGCTGTATAAAGGCTGGAAAAAAGCCGTCAGCCGCACCCGCGACTGGGCGCGTGAAGACGCTGAATAA
- a CDS encoding amino acid ABC transporter ATP-binding protein, with protein MISIKNINKWYGDFQVLTDCSTEVKKGEVIVVCGPSGSGKSTLIKCVNALEPFQKGDIVVDGTSIADPKTNLPKLRSRVGMVFQHFELFPHLTITENLTIAQIKVLGRSKEEATKKGLQLLERVGLSAHAHKYPGQLSGGQQQRVAIARALAMDPIVMLFDEPTSALDPEMVNEVLDVMVQLAHEGMTMMCVTHEMGFARKVADRVIFMDAGKIIEDCPKEEFFGDISARSERAQHFLEKILQH; from the coding sequence ATGATCTCTATCAAGAACATCAACAAGTGGTATGGGGACTTCCAGGTGCTGACTGATTGCAGCACCGAGGTCAAAAAAGGCGAAGTGATCGTGGTCTGCGGCCCGTCCGGTTCGGGTAAATCGACCCTGATCAAATGCGTCAATGCGCTGGAGCCGTTCCAGAAAGGCGACATCGTCGTCGACGGTACTTCAATTGCCGACCCAAAGACCAATCTGCCAAAACTGCGTTCGCGCGTGGGCATGGTGTTCCAGCATTTCGAACTGTTCCCGCACCTGACCATCACCGAAAACCTGACCATTGCGCAGATCAAAGTGTTGGGCCGCAGCAAGGAAGAGGCGACCAAGAAAGGTCTGCAGTTGCTTGAGCGCGTCGGCTTGTCCGCACACGCCCACAAATATCCGGGGCAACTGTCCGGTGGTCAGCAACAGCGCGTGGCGATTGCCCGTGCGCTGGCGATGGACCCGATCGTCATGCTGTTCGACGAACCGACCTCGGCGCTCGACCCGGAAATGGTTAACGAAGTACTCGACGTGATGGTGCAACTGGCCCACGAAGGCATGACCATGATGTGCGTGACCCACGAAATGGGCTTCGCCCGTAAAGTGGCCGACCGGGTGATTTTCATGGACGCCGGCAAGATCATCGAAGACTGCCCGAAAGAGGAATTCTTCGGCGACATCAGCGCCCGCTCCGAACGCGCGCAGCACTTCCTCGAGAAAATCCTGCAGCACTAA
- a CDS encoding amino acid ABC transporter permease, with protein sequence MDFDFSGIIPAIPGLWNGMVMTLQLMVMGVVGGIVLGTILALMRLSSSKLLSRVAGAYVNYFRSIPLLLVITWFYLAVPFVLRWITGEDTPIGAFTSCVVAFMMFEAAYFCEIVRAGVQSIPKGQMAAAQAMGMSYGQTMRLIILPQAFRKMTPLLLQQSIILFQDTSLVYTVGLVDFLNSARSNGDIIGRSNEFLIFAGVVYFIISFSASLLVKRLQKRFAV encoded by the coding sequence ATGGACTTCGATTTCAGCGGCATCATCCCCGCTATCCCGGGCCTGTGGAACGGCATGGTCATGACCTTGCAGTTGATGGTCATGGGCGTGGTCGGCGGCATCGTGTTGGGGACGATCCTGGCACTGATGCGCCTGTCGTCCAGCAAACTGCTGTCACGCGTGGCCGGCGCTTATGTGAACTACTTCCGCTCGATCCCGCTGCTGCTGGTGATCACCTGGTTCTACCTGGCGGTGCCGTTCGTGCTGCGCTGGATCACCGGCGAAGACACGCCGATTGGCGCGTTCACCTCCTGCGTCGTGGCTTTCATGATGTTCGAAGCCGCGTACTTCTGTGAAATCGTCCGGGCCGGCGTGCAGTCGATCCCCAAAGGCCAGATGGCCGCCGCGCAGGCGATGGGCATGAGCTACGGCCAGACCATGCGCCTGATCATCCTGCCTCAGGCGTTCCGCAAGATGACCCCGTTGCTGCTGCAACAGTCGATCATTCTGTTCCAGGACACCTCGCTGGTTTACACCGTGGGCCTGGTGGACTTCCTCAACTCCGCCCGCTCCAACGGCGACATCATTGGCCGCTCCAACGAGTTCCTGATTTTCGCCGGTGTCGTCTACTTCATCATCAGCTTTTCCGCCTCGCTGCTGGTCAAGCGTCTGCAAAAAAGGTTCGCCGTATGA
- the glpD gene encoding glycerol-3-phosphate dehydrogenase yields the protein MSTSTLRTPPISEIYDIAVIGGGINGVGIAADAAGRGLSVFLCEKDDLASHTSSASSKLIHGGLRYLEHYEFRLVREALAEREVLLAKAPHIVKPMRFVLPHRPHLRPAWMIRAGLFLYDNLGKREKLPGSKSLKFGADSALKSEIKKGFEYSDCWVDDARLVVLNAMAAREKGAHVHTQTRCVSARRAKGLWHLNLERADGSLFSITAKALVNAAGPWVAKFIRDDLKMESPYGIRLIQGSHVIVPKLYEGDHAHILQNEDQRIVFTIPYLNHFTLIGTTDREYTGDPAKVAITDGETEYLLKVVNAHFKQQISRDDIQHSYSGVRPLCNDESDNPSAVTRDYTLALSGNSEEAPLLSVFGGKLTTYRKLAESAMAQLLPFFTQMRPSWTATATLPGGEDMTTPQALSALIRDKFDFVPSEIARRWSTTYGSRTWRMLEGVETLADMGEHLGGGLYTREVDYLCSEEWATTAHDILWRRSKLGLFTTPAEQEKLAAYLGKVEHNRSKIEAA from the coding sequence ATGTCCACCTCTACCTTGCGTACGCCCCCAATCTCCGAGATCTACGACATCGCCGTCATCGGCGGCGGGATCAATGGCGTGGGAATCGCAGCGGATGCCGCCGGTCGCGGTCTCTCGGTGTTCCTTTGCGAAAAGGACGACCTCGCCAGCCACACTTCGTCGGCCAGCAGCAAGCTGATCCACGGTGGCCTGCGCTACCTCGAACATTACGAATTCCGTCTGGTGCGTGAAGCGTTGGCCGAGCGCGAAGTGTTGCTGGCCAAGGCGCCGCACATCGTCAAGCCTATGCGTTTCGTGTTGCCGCACCGTCCGCACCTGCGTCCGGCGTGGATGATTCGTGCCGGCCTGTTCCTGTATGACAACCTCGGCAAACGCGAAAAACTGCCGGGTTCGAAAAGCCTGAAGTTCGGCGCCGACAGCGCGTTGAAAAGCGAAATCAAGAAAGGCTTCGAATACTCCGATTGCTGGGTCGACGACGCCCGCCTCGTAGTACTCAATGCCATGGCCGCCCGCGAAAAAGGCGCCCACGTGCACACCCAGACCCGTTGCGTTAGCGCCCGGCGCGCCAAAGGCCTGTGGCACCTGAACCTGGAACGTGCCGACGGCAGCCTGTTTTCGATCACCGCCAAGGCACTGGTCAACGCGGCAGGCCCGTGGGTTGCCAAGTTCATCCGTGATGACCTGAAGATGGAATCGCCGTACGGCATCCGTCTGATTCAGGGCAGCCACGTCATCGTGCCGAAACTGTACGAAGGCGATCACGCGCACATTCTGCAAAACGAAGATCAGCGCATCGTTTTCACCATTCCGTACCTGAACCACTTCACTCTGATCGGCACCACCGACCGTGAATACACCGGTGATCCGGCGAAAGTGGCAATCACCGATGGCGAAACCGAGTACTTGCTGAAAGTGGTCAACGCGCACTTCAAGCAGCAGATCAGCCGCGACGACATTCAACACAGCTACTCGGGCGTACGCCCGCTGTGCAACGACGAATCCGACAACCCGTCGGCCGTTACCCGCGACTACACCCTGGCCTTGTCGGGCAACAGCGAAGAAGCGCCACTGCTTTCGGTTTTTGGCGGCAAGCTGACCACCTACCGCAAACTCGCCGAATCGGCGATGGCGCAACTGCTGCCGTTCTTCACCCAGATGCGCCCGAGCTGGACAGCCACGGCCACCCTGCCCGGCGGCGAAGACATGACCACGCCACAGGCCTTGAGCGCACTGATTCGCGACAAGTTCGACTTCGTGCCGAGCGAGATCGCGCGTCGCTGGTCGACCACCTACGGCAGCCGCACCTGGCGCATGCTCGAAGGCGTGGAAACCCTCGCCGACATGGGCGAACACCTCGGTGGCGGGCTCTACACCCGCGAAGTCGACTACCTGTGCAGCGAAGAGTGGGCGACCACTGCGCACGACATTCTCTGGCGCCGTAGCAAGCTGGGGTTGTTCACCACTCCGGCTGAGCAGGAGAAGCTTGCGGCGTATCTGGGTAAGGTCGAACACAACCGTAGCAAGATTGAAGCGGCGTGA
- a CDS encoding DeoR/GlpR family transcriptional regulator: MNLPPRQQQILELVRERGYVSIEEMATLFVVTPQTIRRDINQLAEANLLRRYHGGAAYDSSVENTAYAMRADQMRDEKQRIGEAIAAQIPDHASLFINIGTTTESIARALLNHNHLKIITNNLHVASMLSAKDDFDVLLTGGNVRRDGGVVGQASVDFINQFKVDFALVGISGIDEDGSLLDFDYQEVRVSQAIIANARQVILAADSSKFGRNAMIRLGPISLIDCLVTDQQPVPALAQLLSQHKIRLEVV; the protein is encoded by the coding sequence ATGAATCTGCCTCCCCGTCAGCAGCAAATCCTCGAGCTGGTCCGCGAACGCGGCTATGTGAGCATCGAGGAAATGGCCACGCTGTTCGTTGTTACCCCGCAAACCATCCGCCGCGACATCAATCAGCTCGCGGAAGCCAATCTGCTGCGTCGCTACCATGGCGGCGCCGCCTATGATTCCAGCGTCGAAAACACTGCCTATGCGATGCGCGCCGATCAGATGCGCGATGAAAAACAACGCATCGGTGAAGCCATCGCCGCACAGATTCCCGATCACGCCTCGCTGTTCATCAATATCGGCACGACGACCGAGTCGATCGCCCGCGCCCTGCTCAATCACAACCACCTGAAGATCATCACCAACAACCTGCACGTAGCGTCGATGCTCAGTGCCAAGGATGACTTCGACGTGCTGCTGACCGGCGGCAACGTGCGTCGTGATGGCGGTGTGGTCGGTCAGGCGAGCGTGGATTTCATCAATCAGTTCAAGGTTGATTTTGCCCTGGTCGGGATCAGCGGCATCGATGAAGACGGCAGCTTGCTCGACTTCGATTATCAGGAAGTGCGGGTTTCGCAGGCGATCATTGCCAATGCGCGACAGGTGATTCTGGCGGCGGACTCGAGCAAGTTCGGGCGTAATGCGATGATTCGGTTGGGGCCGATTAGTTTGATTGATTGTTTGGTGACGGATCAGCAGCCGGTGCCGGCGTTGGCGCAGTTGTTGAGTCAGCACAAGATTCGTCTGGAAGTGGTTTAA